A genomic window from Verrucomicrobiota bacterium includes:
- the dnaB gene encoding replicative DNA helicase, with translation MAEGPQDGPAQVSATPDGVASRSPRRSGSGPGTQSAHNPQNSGGFSQGQRLPESHRPLPASLDAEKGVLSSILLSPKDTLTTAIEKGINDQHFHHPAHGTIYTVLEDLWKKNSPIDLITVTQTLADRNLLEQVGGPAFLAGLQTFLPTATNAEYYIDIMREKHLLRRMIAVCTASAARCYDEQGDVKALIDDVEKEVFTVAEDRVRGDLPDIKEHINAAIDSIEKLYQNKGEVTGVPTGFKVLDNMTSGMHPSEMIVIAARPSMGKTALAMNIAEHVAVDKNIPVAVFSLEMSAQQLVQRLLCSRARVNLQSIRTGLLPKNAHQSLFKVSGEFGQSKMLIDDTAGLSINELRAKSRRLMDKHGLGLIVIDYLQLLKSPSKRGQENRQIEIAEISGGIKALAKELSIPIIVLAQLNRKSEDRGDGKPRISDLRESGSIEQDADVVGLLYRSAYYAKDDEEKSEKGGEAELIIAKQRNGPTGEVPLTFLSEFTRFETRDMTHGEGS, from the coding sequence ATGGCAGAAGGTCCCCAGGACGGCCCTGCCCAGGTCAGCGCGACACCCGACGGTGTTGCCTCCAGATCCCCGCGCCGTAGCGGGAGTGGTCCAGGAACCCAGAGTGCTCACAATCCCCAGAACTCCGGGGGATTCTCTCAAGGTCAGCGCCTTCCGGAATCACACCGCCCCCTACCTGCCAGTCTTGATGCGGAGAAGGGCGTCCTCTCTTCCATCCTCCTCTCCCCGAAGGATACTCTCACCACGGCCATCGAGAAGGGGATCAATGATCAACACTTCCACCATCCCGCGCATGGGACGATCTATACCGTCCTGGAGGATCTCTGGAAGAAGAATAGTCCGATCGACCTGATTACCGTCACTCAGACCCTGGCGGATAGGAATCTCCTCGAGCAGGTCGGAGGACCGGCTTTTCTGGCTGGCCTCCAGACCTTCCTGCCAACCGCCACCAATGCCGAATACTACATCGACATTATGCGGGAGAAGCATCTCCTACGCCGCATGATTGCCGTCTGCACCGCTTCGGCAGCCCGCTGTTACGACGAGCAGGGGGATGTGAAGGCGCTCATCGATGATGTCGAGAAGGAGGTCTTCACGGTTGCCGAAGACCGCGTCCGGGGCGACTTGCCCGACATCAAGGAGCACATCAACGCCGCCATCGATTCGATCGAAAAGCTCTACCAGAACAAGGGTGAGGTAACCGGAGTCCCCACCGGATTCAAGGTTCTCGACAACATGACCAGCGGCATGCACCCGAGCGAGATGATCGTTATCGCGGCGCGCCCCTCGATGGGAAAGACCGCACTCGCGATGAACATCGCAGAGCATGTCGCCGTCGACAAAAACATCCCGGTTGCCGTCTTTAGTCTGGAAATGAGCGCCCAACAACTTGTTCAGCGTCTGCTCTGCTCGCGTGCCCGAGTGAACCTCCAGAGCATCCGGACAGGCCTCCTTCCGAAGAATGCCCACCAGAGTCTCTTCAAGGTCTCGGGGGAATTCGGGCAGAGCAAGATGCTGATCGATGATACGGCGGGACTCAGCATCAACGAATTGCGTGCAAAATCCCGACGTCTCATGGACAAGCATGGCCTGGGGCTAATCGTCATCGACTATCTACAACTCCTGAAATCCCCTTCAAAGCGAGGCCAAGAAAACAGGCAGATCGAGATCGCGGAGATTTCCGGGGGCATCAAGGCACTTGCGAAGGAACTGAGCATTCCAATCATTGTCCTGGCCCAGCTCAACCGTAAATCCGAGGACCGGGGAGATGGCAAGCCACGCATCTCGGATCTCCGCGAATCCGGCTCCATCGAGCAGGATGCGGATGTGGTGGGACTCCTCTACCGGTCCGCCTACTATGCCAAGGATGATGAGGAGAAATCCGAGAAGGGCGGCGAGGCGGAGCTGATTATCGCAAAACAGCGTAACGGCCCCACCGGCGAAGTCCCCCTTACCTTCCTGAGCGAGTTCACCCGCTTCGAGACGCGTGACATGACCCACGGGGAAGGGAGTTAG
- a CDS encoding twin-arginine translocase TatA/TatE family subunit — translation MLFLAFGMPAAPEWIFIGILALVLLGPKKLPELARGIGKALGELQKAKEDFHREISGVPQLPKIEAPAGMQPTTVENSSPIQSGATTSSLPPSHATESKPSSES, via the coding sequence ATGCTCTTCCTTGCCTTTGGAATGCCGGCGGCGCCGGAGTGGATCTTCATCGGGATCTTGGCGCTTGTGCTGCTTGGCCCCAAGAAGCTGCCGGAACTGGCTCGCGGCATCGGCAAGGCCCTTGGGGAACTGCAGAAGGCCAAGGAAGACTTCCATCGGGAGATCAGCGGAGTTCCCCAGCTGCCTAAGATCGAAGCCCCGGCAGGCATGCAGCCCACAACTGTGGAAAACAGTTCACCCATCCAATCCGGCGCAACAACTTCCTCGCTTCCTCCTTCCCACGCTACTGAATCAAAGCCAAGCAGCGAAAGCTGA
- the fabD gene encoding ACP S-malonyltransferase — MKTALLFSGQGAQAVCMGKDLAASFPVAAELFAKADSILGYSLSQIAFEGPAEDLTRTSVCQPALYVHGFSVLAVLKEGCPRLTFDAAAGLSLGEFTAHSAAGTFDFETGLRLVDQRSRFMQEACEATEGGMAAIIGAEEQGVRDLAAAADVDVANFNSPGQIVISGEKAKIALAVGMAKEYGARKAVELTVAGAFHSRLMEPAYQRLSAVLAETPIVMPSVPVVSNIDARPAGSPDAIRQSLADQVIGSVCWTASIEYMIDHLGITRFLELGPGGVIAGLVGRIRKGTEVISISDTASLEAALVTLSA; from the coding sequence ATGAAAACCGCACTTCTCTTTTCCGGACAGGGTGCCCAAGCCGTCTGCATGGGCAAGGATCTTGCCGCAAGCTTTCCCGTCGCCGCCGAGCTCTTTGCCAAGGCGGACTCGATTCTGGGGTATTCCCTTTCGCAGATCGCCTTTGAAGGGCCTGCGGAGGACCTGACTCGCACCTCGGTCTGCCAGCCGGCTCTTTATGTGCATGGTTTCTCCGTGCTGGCTGTCCTGAAGGAAGGGTGCCCGCGCCTCACTTTTGATGCCGCCGCCGGACTCTCCCTTGGTGAATTTACTGCGCATTCCGCTGCTGGCACCTTTGATTTCGAGACCGGTCTGCGACTTGTCGATCAGCGCTCCCGCTTCATGCAGGAGGCCTGCGAGGCGACGGAGGGAGGCATGGCTGCGATCATCGGAGCGGAGGAGCAGGGGGTTCGTGATCTGGCAGCCGCCGCAGATGTCGATGTCGCCAACTTCAACAGTCCCGGTCAGATCGTCATCTCTGGTGAGAAGGCCAAGATTGCCCTAGCTGTAGGCATGGCCAAGGAATACGGCGCCCGCAAGGCCGTCGAACTGACAGTTGCCGGAGCCTTTCATTCCCGTCTTATGGAGCCGGCCTACCAGCGCCTTAGCGCCGTGCTTGCGGAGACCCCGATCGTGATGCCGTCAGTTCCGGTGGTGTCGAATATCGACGCCCGTCCCGCTGGATCGCCCGATGCCATTCGTCAGTCCTTGGCCGATCAGGTGATTGGTTCGGTCTGCTGGACGGCAAGCATCGAGTATATGATCGACCATCTTGGGATCACCCGCTTCCTGGAACTCGGACCCGGCGGCGTCATTGCCGGCCTCGTCGGACGGATTCGTAAGGGAACCGAGGTCATCAGCATCTCCGATACAGCCTCTCTGGAAGCTGCTCTCGTGACGCTTTCAGCTTAA
- a CDS encoding transporter substrate-binding domain-containing protein → MIRILTILFLGIMLLSGCGKGTKSADKPLVVGMDLSYPPFETINSQGAPAGVSVDLANALGEYLHRPVRIENIPFTGLIPSLLTGKIDLIISSMTDTPEREKTIAFSDPYLSIGLAVLAGKKSGLTDGAVAIGTGALDQPGRTLAVRQGTTAQAWALDHLKQAKVLVLDKESSAVMEVTQGKADGFLYDQMSVWKNHQEHPVDTIALLQPVQKESWAIGLRPGEVALRDQVNVFLKSFRASGGFEHLGDLYLKDQKEAFAKASIPFYF, encoded by the coding sequence ATGATAAGGATCCTGACCATCCTCTTCTTGGGGATCATGCTTTTGTCAGGATGCGGCAAGGGAACGAAATCCGCGGACAAGCCGCTCGTGGTGGGAATGGATCTTTCTTACCCTCCGTTCGAAACCATCAACTCCCAGGGAGCCCCGGCCGGTGTCAGTGTCGATCTGGCGAACGCGCTGGGTGAGTACCTGCATCGTCCCGTTCGGATCGAGAACATTCCGTTCACAGGGTTGATTCCTTCGCTACTGACGGGGAAAATTGACCTGATCATTTCCTCGATGACTGACACGCCCGAGCGCGAAAAGACGATCGCCTTTTCAGATCCTTATCTCTCGATCGGACTGGCCGTGCTGGCTGGTAAAAAGAGCGGCCTAACAGATGGGGCTGTGGCTATTGGGACAGGGGCTCTTGATCAACCGGGCCGAACCCTTGCCGTACGGCAGGGTACCACAGCCCAGGCTTGGGCCCTGGATCATCTCAAGCAGGCCAAGGTACTGGTCCTCGACAAGGAGTCCTCTGCGGTGATGGAGGTCACCCAAGGCAAGGCCGATGGATTCCTCTATGACCAGATGAGCGTCTGGAAGAATCATCAGGAGCACCCCGTCGATACCATTGCTCTGCTTCAGCCTGTGCAGAAAGAGTCTTGGGCTATCGGACTAAGGCCCGGGGAGGTGGCTCTCCGGGATCAGGTCAATGTCTTCCTGAAGTCCTTCCGCGCCTCCGGCGGCTTCGAGCACCTGGGCGATCTCTACCTGAAGGACCAGAAAGAGGCTTTCGCAAAAGCCTCGATCCCTTTTTACTTTTAG
- the zwf gene encoding glucose-6-phosphate dehydrogenase — MSALKSDALVLFGATGDLAHKKLFDTIQALYRRGVLEGPVIGVAKSGMTREQVIDRAREGITTYGRGVDEEIFKKFADQFQYVDGDYSDPATFDALKKALGSAQRPIHYLAIPPVLFGRVTKGLKAADCINDDTRVVVEKPFGHDSASAKALNLTLHEVLEERQVFRIDHYLGKEATQNVLYTRFANAFFEPVWNRNHISNIQITMAESFGVDGRGAFYDATGCLRDVIENHLMQVVGFLCMEPPFWPDKERVRDEQVKLFRSIRTISPNDFVRGQFEGYQQEPGVAPNSTTETFAAVRVFIDNWRWQGVPIYIRAGKNLPVSATEVRVQFHRPPLVVFPDQQAPMHNYVRFLFSPRIEIALGMQVKIDGERMVGEPMELKVVDQQPDEMTPYERLIGDAIQGDQALFARQDVVEEGWRIVQNILGNAVPVHPYKPGTWGPDEVNDVLLPSGGWHGPRV, encoded by the coding sequence ATGTCCGCACTCAAAAGCGATGCCCTGGTTCTCTTCGGAGCGACCGGAGACCTGGCCCACAAGAAACTCTTCGACACCATCCAGGCGCTTTACCGCCGAGGAGTGCTTGAGGGACCTGTGATCGGGGTCGCCAAGAGCGGTATGACACGGGAGCAGGTCATCGACCGTGCCCGCGAGGGCATCACGACCTACGGGCGCGGCGTGGATGAGGAAATTTTCAAGAAGTTTGCCGACCAATTCCAGTACGTCGACGGTGACTACTCCGATCCTGCAACCTTTGATGCGCTGAAGAAGGCCCTTGGGAGTGCCCAACGGCCTATCCATTACCTAGCGATACCACCTGTTCTCTTCGGAAGGGTGACCAAGGGGCTCAAGGCAGCCGATTGCATCAATGACGACACCCGCGTCGTTGTCGAAAAGCCTTTTGGCCATGACTCCGCCTCCGCCAAGGCGCTCAACCTAACCCTCCACGAGGTTCTCGAGGAGCGTCAGGTCTTCCGTATCGACCATTATCTGGGCAAGGAGGCGACCCAGAATGTCCTCTACACCCGCTTCGCCAATGCCTTCTTCGAGCCGGTCTGGAATCGCAACCACATCAGCAATATTCAGATCACCATGGCCGAGTCCTTCGGCGTGGATGGACGCGGCGCCTTCTATGACGCTACGGGGTGCCTTCGCGATGTGATCGAGAACCACCTCATGCAGGTGGTCGGATTCCTCTGCATGGAACCTCCCTTCTGGCCCGACAAGGAGCGTGTCCGTGACGAGCAGGTGAAGCTCTTTCGCTCTATCCGCACGATCTCCCCCAATGATTTCGTCCGTGGTCAGTTCGAGGGATATCAACAGGAACCTGGAGTTGCTCCGAACAGCACCACCGAGACCTTTGCGGCCGTCCGTGTCTTTATCGATAACTGGCGCTGGCAGGGCGTCCCCATTTACATCCGTGCCGGCAAGAATCTGCCCGTCTCTGCCACCGAGGTGAGGGTTCAGTTTCACCGTCCGCCGCTGGTCGTTTTCCCAGACCAGCAGGCCCCCATGCATAACTACGTCCGATTTCTCTTCTCGCCGCGCATCGAGATCGCTCTCGGCATGCAGGTCAAGATCGATGGCGAGCGCATGGTAGGTGAGCCGATGGAACTCAAGGTCGTCGACCAGCAACCTGATGAGATGACTCCCTATGAGCGTCTTATCGGCGATGCGATTCAGGGAGATCAGGCTCTCTTTGCCCGCCAGGATGTCGTCGAGGAAGGCTGGAGAATCGTCCAGAATATCCTAGGCAACGCGGTTCCCGTGCATCCCTACAAGCCAGGCACTTGGGGGCCGGATGAGGTCAATGACGTCCTCCTGCCCTCGGGCGGATGGCATGGGCCTCGGGTCTAG
- the gnd gene encoding decarboxylating 6-phosphogluconate dehydrogenase yields MRIGMVGLGRMGANMVLRLIKAGHEVVVWDRSDAAIQDLASKGAIAAKDPTDLVSKLTGPKAVWMMIPAAYVDDTIATFAPLLGKGDILIDGGNSYYKDDVRRAKELSAKGIEYVDVGTSGGVWGLERGYCEMIGGSKETVGYLDPILKALAPGKGDAPVTPSRTRTDSTAEEGYLHCGPNGAGHFVKMVHNGIEYGIMAAYAEGLNILKNANAGKVQREIDAETTPLRDPENYQYDMDLPEITEVWRRGSVVASWLLDLTADAMATDPELATFGGRVSDSGEGRWTILAAIEEGVPAPVLTTALYERFSSRNLALFADKVCSAMRFEFGGHHEKPAGSK; encoded by the coding sequence ATGCGCATCGGAATGGTCGGTCTCGGAAGAATGGGAGCCAATATGGTTCTCCGCCTCATCAAGGCAGGTCACGAAGTTGTCGTTTGGGATCGTAGCGATGCTGCTATCCAGGATCTCGCTTCCAAGGGAGCCATTGCGGCCAAGGATCCAACCGATCTCGTCAGCAAGCTGACCGGCCCGAAGGCTGTCTGGATGATGATTCCCGCTGCCTATGTGGATGACACCATCGCTACTTTTGCTCCCCTGCTCGGCAAGGGGGACATCCTTATCGACGGCGGAAATTCGTACTACAAGGATGATGTTCGCCGTGCCAAGGAACTCTCGGCCAAGGGGATCGAGTATGTCGATGTCGGCACCTCCGGCGGCGTCTGGGGACTTGAGCGTGGCTACTGCGAGATGATCGGCGGTTCCAAGGAGACTGTCGGCTACCTCGACCCGATCCTGAAGGCTCTTGCTCCCGGTAAGGGAGATGCTCCGGTGACCCCAAGTCGCACGCGCACGGACAGCACGGCCGAGGAGGGCTACCTCCATTGCGGTCCGAATGGGGCCGGTCACTTTGTGAAGATGGTCCACAACGGCATCGAGTACGGCATCATGGCCGCTTATGCCGAGGGCCTGAACATTCTCAAGAACGCAAACGCCGGCAAGGTCCAGCGTGAGATCGACGCCGAGACCACCCCGCTCCGCGATCCTGAGAACTACCAGTACGATATGGATCTCCCCGAGATCACCGAGGTCTGGCGCCGCGGTAGTGTCGTCGCCAGCTGGTTGCTTGATCTTACCGCCGATGCCATGGCTACCGATCCTGAGCTCGCCACGTTCGGTGGTCGTGTCAGTGACTCGGGCGAGGGTCGTTGGACCATTCTTGCCGCCATCGAGGAGGGAGTACCTGCCCCTGTCCTGACCACTGCTCTCTACGAGCGTTTCTCCAGCCGCAATCTCGCTCTCTTCGCTGACAAGGTTTGCTCCGCGATGCGCTTCGAGTTTGGCGGTCACCATGAGAAGCCGGCCGGTTCAAAATAA
- a CDS encoding 5'-methylthioadenosine/adenosylhomocysteine nucleosidase codes for MHERTGIIAAMESEIRDLSASLEHEGTETVAGREIRYGRLEGEPVALTLCGCGKVNATLSATLLAAHAKVSRILVTGVSGGLAEDLKVGDIVIGDSFVQHDMDARPLFPLHEIPFEGFSVIEADPGLRHLLAAASLSMLAEKRLPELAEARSFEGLVVSGDQFLSSSEVRSRVLEALPKAFAVDMESAAIAQVCKAADIPLGVLRVISDSADGSAHIDFAKFVEEIAAKACAETVRHALRALSL; via the coding sequence ATGCATGAACGCACCGGAATCATCGCCGCCATGGAATCGGAAATCCGCGACCTCTCAGCATCGCTGGAACATGAGGGTACTGAAACGGTCGCCGGAAGGGAAATCCGTTACGGCCGTCTGGAGGGAGAACCGGTGGCCCTGACTCTCTGCGGCTGCGGCAAGGTGAACGCGACACTATCGGCCACCCTCCTTGCTGCGCATGCGAAAGTCTCAAGGATCCTGGTTACGGGAGTCTCGGGAGGCTTGGCGGAGGATCTCAAGGTGGGCGACATCGTTATCGGCGATTCCTTTGTCCAGCATGACATGGATGCCAGGCCCCTCTTTCCTCTCCATGAGATCCCCTTCGAGGGATTCTCCGTGATCGAGGCTGATCCCGGACTCCGTCATCTGCTCGCCGCAGCCTCACTCTCCATGCTTGCTGAGAAGAGACTGCCCGAACTCGCAGAAGCACGTTCCTTCGAAGGCCTGGTTGTCAGCGGGGATCAGTTTCTCTCCAGCAGTGAAGTCCGCTCCAGAGTCTTGGAAGCACTACCGAAGGCCTTTGCCGTGGATATGGAGTCGGCGGCTATTGCGCAGGTCTGCAAGGCAGCCGATATCCCGCTCGGCGTCCTGCGGGTCATCTCCGACTCGGCGGATGGGAGCGCCCATATTGACTTTGCCAAGTTCGTGGAGGAAATAGCAGCCAAGGCTTGCGCGGAGACGGTCAGGCACGCATTACGCGCGCTGAGCCTCTGA